The Cygnus atratus isolate AKBS03 ecotype Queensland, Australia chromosome 7, CAtr_DNAZoo_HiC_assembly, whole genome shotgun sequence genome includes a window with the following:
- the ADD3 gene encoding gamma-adducin isoform X1 has protein sequence MSTDASQVVITTPPPATMPHKERYFDRINENDPEYIRERNMSPDLRQDFNMMEQRKRVTQILQSPAFREDLECLIQEQMKKGNNPTGLLALQQIADYITASSFAGFSSSSLSHGMVTPINDLPGIDTSLFVKGEKLTRCKLASLYRLADLFGWAHLPNAYITVRVSKEHDHILIIPRGLSFSEASASNLVKVNILGDVVDQGSTTLSIDTAGFSPHVAIYSTRPDVRCIIHIHTPATAAVSSMKCGILPISQEALILGDIAYYNYQGSLDEQEERIQLQKVLGPSCKVLVLRNHGVVALGETLEEAFHYIFNVQLACETQVHALAGAGGIDNLLLLDLQKFKPSTHAVAAAGGGGVNMASQQKWKVGEQEFEALMRMLDNLGYRTGYAYRQPLVREKPRHKSDVEIPATVTAFSFEDDAVPLSPLKFLAQKQQREKTRWLNSPNTYLKVNVPEESWNGEASPRTKITWMKADDSSKTSGGTPIKIEDPNQFVPLNTNPSEVLEKRNKIREQNRYDLKTAGPQSQLLAGIVVDKKPSPPMQFEDDEHAPPAPPNPFSHLTEKELEEYKKTIERKQQGLEDAEQELFSDDGSSVSQIQSQTQSPQNIPAKLEENHEDFYTQNANLISVELPVVVVNGKEDAHDVEEDLTKRVSQLTTSSTVESVEITIKSSEKIEEALSPEGSPSKSPSKKKKKFRTPSFLKKNKKKEKVEA, from the exons GCTTTTAGAGAAGATCTGGAATGCCTTATTCAAGAACAGATGAAGAAGGGCAATAACCCAACCGGACTGCTTGCGTTACAGCAGATTGCTGATTACATTACAGCAAGCTCTTTTGCAGGCTTTTCCTCATCTTCACTCA gccATGGAATGGTTACCCCTATCAATGATCTACCTGGAATAGATACCTCCTTGTTTGTTAAGGGAGAAAAACTTACTCGTTGCAAGTTAGCCAGTTTATACAGATTGGCTGACTTGTTTGGGTGGGCACATTTGCCAAATGCCTATATCACA GTCAGAGTAAGCAAAGAACATGACCATATTCTAATCATTCCAAGAGGTCTGTCCTTTTCTGAAGCTTCAGCTTCCAATTTG GTTAAGGTAAACATCCTAGGAGATGTAGTTGACCAGGGGAGCACAACTCTAAGTATTGACACGGCAGGATTCAGTCCGCATGTGGCCATCTACTCCACGCGCCCTGATGTCAGGTGTATAATACACATACACACCCCTGCAACAGCAGCT GTTTCATCTATGAAGTGCGGCATCCTTCCAATATCTCAAGAGGCTCTGATTTTGGGAGACATTGCGTATTACAATTATCAGGGATCTCTTGATGAACAGGAAGAGAGaattcagcttcagaaagtTCTTGGACCCAGTTGCAAG GTATTAGTCTTGAGAAACCATGGTGTGGTAGCACTAGGAGAGACACTGGAAGAAGCATTCCACTATATTTTCAATGTGCAACTGGCCTGTGAAACACAG GTGCATGCATTAGCTGGAGCAGGTGGGATAGACAATCTCCTACTACTGGATCTGCAGAAGTTCAAGCCTTCCACACAtgctgtggcagcagctggaggaggtggagtTAATATGGCTTCgcaacagaaatggaaagttgGGGAACAGGAGTTCGAAGCACTCATGCGGATGCTGGACAACCTG GGATACAGAACTGGCTATGCCTATAGGCAACCGTTAGTCAGGGAAAAGCCCAGACACAAGAGTGACGTTGAGATCCCAGCCACTGTGactgccttttcctttgaagaTGATGCAGTCCCACTGTCCCCGCTGAAATTCCTGGCGCAGAAGCAACAGAGGGAAAAGACAAGATGGCTGAACTCCCCCAACACGTACTTGAAAGTGAATGTGCCTGAGGAGTCCTGGAACGGAGAAGCCAGTCCTAGGACCAAGATCACG tggATGAAAGCTGATGACTCTTCGAAAACTAGCGGAGGAACGCCAATCAAAATTGAAGATCCAAACCAATTTGTTCCTTTAAACACAAACCCCAGTGAAGtgctggaaaagagaaataag ATTCGGGAACAAAACCGATACGACCTAAAGACAGCAGGACCGCAGTCTCAGCTGCTCGCTGGGATCGTTGTGGATAAAAAGCCAAGTCCA ccaATGCAATTTGAAGATGATGAGCAcgcaccaccagcaccacccaaCCCATTCAGTCATCTCACAGAAAAAGAACTGGAAGAGTACAAGAAAACAATTGAGCGCAAGCAGCAAGGGTTGGAAG ATGCTGAACAGGAATTATTCTCAGATGACGGTTCATCTGTGTCACAAATTCAGTCACAAACTCAGTCCCCGCAAAATATCCCAGCAAAATTAGAAG AAAATCATGAAGATTTCTATACCCAAAATGCCAACCTAATATCTGTGGAGCTACCCGTTGTGGTGGTGAACGGCAAGGAAGATGCACATGATGTGGAAGAAGACCTCACCAAGAGGGTCAGTCAGTTAACCACTAGTAGTACTGTGGAGAGCGTAGAGATTACCATTAAAAGCTCTGAAAAGATAGAAGAGGCCCTGTCCCCTGAAGGGTCACCTTCCAAATCCCCgtcaaagaagaagaagaaattccGGACCCCGTCTTTcctgaaaaagaataaaaagaaggagaaggtaGAAGCATAA
- the ADD3 gene encoding gamma-adducin isoform X2 yields the protein MSTDASQVVITTPPPATMPHKERYFDRINENDPEYIRERNMSPDLRQDFNMMEQRKRVTQILQSPAFREDLECLIQEQMKKGNNPTGLLALQQIADYITASSFAGFSSSSLSHGMVTPINDLPGIDTSLFVKGEKLTRCKLASLYRLADLFGWAHLPNAYITVRVSKEHDHILIIPRGLSFSEASASNLVKVNILGDVVDQGSTTLSIDTAGFSPHVAIYSTRPDVRCIIHIHTPATAAVSSMKCGILPISQEALILGDIAYYNYQGSLDEQEERIQLQKVLGPSCKVLVLRNHGVVALGETLEEAFHYIFNVQLACETQVHALAGAGGIDNLLLLDLQKFKPSTHAVAAAGGGGVNMASQQKWKVGEQEFEALMRMLDNLGYRTGYAYRQPLVREKPRHKSDVEIPATVTAFSFEDDAVPLSPLKFLAQKQQREKTRWLNSPNTYLKVNVPEESWNGEASPRTKITWMKADDSSKTSGGTPIKIEDPNQFVPLNTNPSEVLEKRNKIREQNRYDLKTAGPQSQLLAGIVVDKKPSPPMQFEDDEHAPPAPPNPFSHLTEKELEEYKKTIERKQQGLEENHEDFYTQNANLISVELPVVVVNGKEDAHDVEEDLTKRVSQLTTSSTVESVEITIKSSEKIEEALSPEGSPSKSPSKKKKKFRTPSFLKKNKKKEKVEA from the exons GCTTTTAGAGAAGATCTGGAATGCCTTATTCAAGAACAGATGAAGAAGGGCAATAACCCAACCGGACTGCTTGCGTTACAGCAGATTGCTGATTACATTACAGCAAGCTCTTTTGCAGGCTTTTCCTCATCTTCACTCA gccATGGAATGGTTACCCCTATCAATGATCTACCTGGAATAGATACCTCCTTGTTTGTTAAGGGAGAAAAACTTACTCGTTGCAAGTTAGCCAGTTTATACAGATTGGCTGACTTGTTTGGGTGGGCACATTTGCCAAATGCCTATATCACA GTCAGAGTAAGCAAAGAACATGACCATATTCTAATCATTCCAAGAGGTCTGTCCTTTTCTGAAGCTTCAGCTTCCAATTTG GTTAAGGTAAACATCCTAGGAGATGTAGTTGACCAGGGGAGCACAACTCTAAGTATTGACACGGCAGGATTCAGTCCGCATGTGGCCATCTACTCCACGCGCCCTGATGTCAGGTGTATAATACACATACACACCCCTGCAACAGCAGCT GTTTCATCTATGAAGTGCGGCATCCTTCCAATATCTCAAGAGGCTCTGATTTTGGGAGACATTGCGTATTACAATTATCAGGGATCTCTTGATGAACAGGAAGAGAGaattcagcttcagaaagtTCTTGGACCCAGTTGCAAG GTATTAGTCTTGAGAAACCATGGTGTGGTAGCACTAGGAGAGACACTGGAAGAAGCATTCCACTATATTTTCAATGTGCAACTGGCCTGTGAAACACAG GTGCATGCATTAGCTGGAGCAGGTGGGATAGACAATCTCCTACTACTGGATCTGCAGAAGTTCAAGCCTTCCACACAtgctgtggcagcagctggaggaggtggagtTAATATGGCTTCgcaacagaaatggaaagttgGGGAACAGGAGTTCGAAGCACTCATGCGGATGCTGGACAACCTG GGATACAGAACTGGCTATGCCTATAGGCAACCGTTAGTCAGGGAAAAGCCCAGACACAAGAGTGACGTTGAGATCCCAGCCACTGTGactgccttttcctttgaagaTGATGCAGTCCCACTGTCCCCGCTGAAATTCCTGGCGCAGAAGCAACAGAGGGAAAAGACAAGATGGCTGAACTCCCCCAACACGTACTTGAAAGTGAATGTGCCTGAGGAGTCCTGGAACGGAGAAGCCAGTCCTAGGACCAAGATCACG tggATGAAAGCTGATGACTCTTCGAAAACTAGCGGAGGAACGCCAATCAAAATTGAAGATCCAAACCAATTTGTTCCTTTAAACACAAACCCCAGTGAAGtgctggaaaagagaaataag ATTCGGGAACAAAACCGATACGACCTAAAGACAGCAGGACCGCAGTCTCAGCTGCTCGCTGGGATCGTTGTGGATAAAAAGCCAAGTCCA ccaATGCAATTTGAAGATGATGAGCAcgcaccaccagcaccacccaaCCCATTCAGTCATCTCACAGAAAAAGAACTGGAAGAGTACAAGAAAACAATTGAGCGCAAGCAGCAAGGGTTGGAAG AAAATCATGAAGATTTCTATACCCAAAATGCCAACCTAATATCTGTGGAGCTACCCGTTGTGGTGGTGAACGGCAAGGAAGATGCACATGATGTGGAAGAAGACCTCACCAAGAGGGTCAGTCAGTTAACCACTAGTAGTACTGTGGAGAGCGTAGAGATTACCATTAAAAGCTCTGAAAAGATAGAAGAGGCCCTGTCCCCTGAAGGGTCACCTTCCAAATCCCCgtcaaagaagaagaagaaattccGGACCCCGTCTTTcctgaaaaagaataaaaagaaggagaaggtaGAAGCATAA